The Microbacterium phyllosphaerae region CGCCGAGTCCGTCGATCTCGAAGAGCACCGAGATCCCGACGACGTGGCTGCCGAGGCGCTCGACCAGCTCGCGTCCGGCGGCCAGGGTTCCGCCCGTGGCGAGGACGTCGTCGATCAGCAGCACGCGGGATCCGGCGGGCAGGTCGTCGTGCATCTCGATCGTCGCAGTGCCGTACTCGAGGGCGTAGTCGACGGATGCTGCGGGGCGAGGCAGCTTGCCCGCTTTGCGGATCGGGATCAGGCCCACGCCCGCGGCGATCGCGGCCGCCCCGGCCAGGATGA contains the following coding sequences:
- a CDS encoding adenine phosphoribosyltransferase encodes the protein MPDTELSPALVRAESLIRSIPDYPEAGIIFRDITPLLADAEALQATTEAIIAPFAGQFDVVAGIEARGFILAGAAAIAAGVGLIPIRKAGKLPRPAASVDYALEYGTATIEMHDDLPAGSRVLLIDDVLATGGTLAAGRELVERLGSHVVGISVLFEIDGLGGRDAIGDLHTVFHA